One segment of Leptodactylus fuscus isolate aLepFus1 chromosome 7, aLepFus1.hap2, whole genome shotgun sequence DNA contains the following:
- the FIBIN gene encoding fin bud initiation factor homolog — MIGFHLLWFGVLCNLCSGYYNGPLQPEMSNGTLHHYFVPDGDYEENDDPEKCQMLFRVTDERACPGDGQSLSLKEEFVVIKRQIEDAERVLESISKSISYDLDGEESYGKYLGRESSQIGEAFSNSDKSLTELELKFKQSQENEKNELKGLNEDFVDMMIHTRAVLKETLDVSLGLRDKHELLSLTIRSHGARLSRLKNDYLKV; from the coding sequence ATGATTGGATTCCATCTCCTATGGTTTGGCGTTTTGTGCAACCTGTGCTCCGGTTACTACAATGGACCCCTGCAGCCAGAGATGTCCAATGGGACTTTGCACCACTACTTTGTTCCCGATGGGGACTACGAGGAGAACGATGACCCTGAGAAGTGTCAGATGCTCTTCAGAGTGACGGACGAAAGAGCGTGTCCGGGAGATGGACAATCTCTCTCCTTGAAGGAAGAATTCGTGGTCATAAAAAGACAGATTGAAGATGCGGAAAGGGTTCTCGAAAGCATCAGTAAAAGCATATCTTACGACTTGGATGGAGAGGAAAGCTATGGAAAGTATCTCGGCAGGGAATCGTCTCAGATAGGCGAAGCCTTCTCGAACTCGGACAAGTCCTTGACGGAGCTTGAGCTTAAGTTTAAGCAGAGCCAGGAGAACGAGAAGAACGAGTTGAAGGGGTTAAACGAAGACTTTGTGGATATGATGATCCACACGAGAGCCGTTCTCAAGGAAACCTTAGACGTCTCCCTGGGACTGCGGGATAAACACGAACTTCTCTCTTTAACCATTCGAAGTCATGGTGCGAGGCTAAGCAGACTCAAAAATGACTACCTGAAGGTTTGA